The following nucleotide sequence is from Vitis vinifera cultivar Pinot Noir 40024 chromosome 14, ASM3070453v1.
tgtttaaatattaaaatttaattatcgTTTAACttatttgaatttgaagttATTTGGATAATAACACTCTgattgatgtgttagtttttaaaattaagaatttgagatcatagaatttatttattttattactctTAATAGAAATTTGATAATCGGTCATTTCTAGTTATAATATGAATATTTGTATCGTTTTTATTTTGGGCATTTGGGTTTGAAATGCGAAATGACCATCTTGTCCTTGAAGTGGGTTTTGGGACgtaacacaaaatatcttgaagTTTTCCTTTGACTTTGAAACAAAAGCAGATCATTCCAAACCATTATCCTTCTACCACCTAACCTCGAGGCCATCTCGAGTAAAGAGGTAGTACTCATCACCCAATTTGACTAAAATACTACATCACTAATCTGCTTTAAAGGTGGAAGCTTCTGAAAAGTCTCTGCAGCTAATCAACCATCTTTCCTACCTGATgttgaagaaaagaaatcaagTATCTTTGGCAACATGTGCAATAGGGCtcaaaaatgatcaaaaaaAGGTGGTAGAGGAGCAAAGGAACACGCTATCAAAGGCCTGATCATCATCAACTTTCCCAtcgaaaaaattataaattacagTGAAATAGTCACTTCATTGGTATTGTCGGTGGACTTGGTTAAAATGAAACATCAACTAGGAAAGATCAAGGTAATCCTTACAAGAATGAAAAGCCAACACTCATATGCATATATGTCGGTGTTGCCaagttcaaatatttaatactaATAGACTAACAAAATATACATATGactaaatcatgaaaaaatcaGCACACAATCCAAGGAGAGCAACAACGGTAGCAATGGAAAATCGTTATGATACAAtgactttaaataaattttaagttaattttatcggacaatcttaatatttaaaataggtattaaaataataagttttaagttaataatttaagtggtgtttgcttttttattaaacaaaaaaagtcaaaatattttttttttctattcaactaaataTGTTAACATCGTTCAATATAACTAAAGTGAACATGTTATCAATtggtttattttaattatgttgaacAATGTTAACAGGTTACTCttaacttaatagaaaaaatcaaatattttaactttttctattcagtcaaaaaataaacagtatcttaattataatttaatttgaattattaaataataaatttggagATCAAAACATTGCAATCATTACACAACCATTATAACATATAGCATATATAACAATTCTGTGACCGAGGAGGTCAGTATGTTATCAAAAAATTTCAGCCCCAGCCCAGTTTCATGAGTGGGGAAGGCCAATCCAAGTTGGTTTCTAATTGGGTCGAATGGATTCGATCGATTTGCGGGTTACACCCCAGGGCGCATAACCCAATCCAAAGTACTTAATGGGCCATTTCCATCTTGTATAAAGGCCAGCCCAACCAAataaacgacgtcgttttacgCTGATTGAGTCCTGCTAAGATGTTGTCGTTGAAGCGGGTTCTCTCACGCCCTACGAAATAGCAAAACCTAGTCAGAGAGCAGAGCAATGGCGACAGCGGAGCAGAgaagcaaagaagaagaagaaaaagtggaggaggagaagaagaagaaggtagGCCACGAAGGGAGCAACCTACTGGGGCCTCCCACTTTCGAAGCCCTAGCAAATGGCCGCTTCAAATGCGTTGAAACCGGCCACGAAATGCCCCCGAATGCCGTGGACTCCTATTCTCAAAGCAAACGGTGCCGTCTGGGCCTTATCGATTTCGCTTTGTCACATAAAAAAACCCCTCTCAACCTTTTCAAGCAAGACCCTGTCTCTCGGTAAACCCCACCTCTTCCTTCCTAGATTCCAGATTTCTactttctgtttggttgctgagaaagtgaaggaaaaaaatagagcGGAATAATTATATTGACGTATGTGATGTTCTTTTCCTTCGcctttctcagcatccaaacagaGGTTCTGCCTGTTTTttgatgttttcttttgttcgttattgttattttttggttttgttgcAGTTCCAAGTTAATATGTAAACTGACTGGAGATACCATCAATAAAACTGAGGAACATATATGGAAGCACATCAACGGGCGAAGATTCCTGAACAAACTAGGTCTGTTTTTTTCACTTAGTCCTAATTTGTGAATCCCTGCTGTAGAAAATTGTAACATTTGTAGTTTTGAATTGGCTTGAAAAGTTAGAACAcaagaaatttcatttatttgatgCATTTGAAGTGTGCTATTAGATATCCTATTGCTAACTTCGTATGGTGATTTGGTGTTTTGTTAACAGAGCAAAAGGAAGCTGAAAAACAGATGTCCAATAGAAAAGTAGTGGACAAGGGTGATCAGATGCAGCAGAAGGATGGGGAGAAGCACAAGAAGAaggataagaagaagaagaaaaagaagcaagAGAAAGAGGTTGATGAGAATATCTCTGAAGCAAGGAAATCAGAGGTTGATGAGATCGATAAGAACAGTGATACTGAAGAAGCCGAATTTTGGATGCCTCCAGTAGGAGATCGATGGGATTCTGATGATGGAGGAGATCGATGGGGTTCTGATTCAGATTTGGAATGCGATATTGATGAAGTTAATGGAACTGGTATGTTTTGCCCTTATTGAGTTGGGACCTTTAATCATAATTGTTTTCTACTTGCCATTCATTATGTTAATGAACATTATGactttagaaatattttttggtCAAATGCTAGTTAATTAGATATTTGTCTTTCCAATAACAGGGTGATAGTGAACAAATAGTTTATCTCATGTACCTTGATGCTTAATACCTGACTAGATTGATAGTTTGAGTCCTTGGGAGATTTCAAAAATTTGGGATTCGGTGCCCATTTTTTCAGTTGGAGTGCTACAACACCACCATCTCAACCAATGATTTGATGGCTTGAAGTCTTGACTTGTTGGCTAGATCGACGGTTATGAAAACAATTGAATGTCTTATCCCATAATCAGGACAAAAAACCTTCTTACCtagttttggaggggaattgaGAAGTGAATCGGATTGTTATGTCTGCCCAATATTAATTCCATTCTACCCTTGACATGTGTTGGACTTTATCAGCCAGCTAGAGATCTCCTGATAGATAAAAGAAACATTTTAGACATTGCCCCTTTAGGTAGATCGGTGCATTTGGAAGGAATGCGACTAGAGATTCTTTAAGGGGTGGAATTGTCAAAGAAAGTTTTCAAAATCCTGCTTGTCAAGTCTTTGATCAATTGGTGTAAGAAATTTCTTGGGGAGGCTAGTttgttattcttaattttatttgtagAGCATTGATTAATAGGGCATTTTGGTCCCCATTGCAACTCTTTTTATATTGGCATTTTGGTTTGGCCTTTATGTTTGGGCCTCTAAATGCTTTTTTCTTCTAGTCCTTAAGGTTCATCTTTACATACTTCCAAGAGACTAGCATTTGTCTACCATTGTGACAATTTGAGAACTGATTAATCCCACTTCAGTGTTATGGGGAAAACTATGGATACAATGACCCCTCACCCAGGAACCAACATGCTTGGTTGTAAATGTTTTGCTAGCTGATGAGATACAATATCATGGGATCCAAGTTGTTAAAGGTATGCTTTAGGTGTGTCTAGGCGGCCCATGGGGCAGCAACTCCTTAGTTGCTGCGCCTCCAGTGCCAAGGCACACACCCTATTTGATTGGCATGCCTCTTATATTTTACTTCCGTTTTGTTTTAAGCTCTGTGCAATATAATACCATTTTGTGCCCATTTTCTTAAGAAACTGAACAAGGGAGGGCAAAACAATGTCTATTGTTGCTCTGATTTCTAAGTCTCTCAGCACCAAACAGTTGAGcacagattttttatttttttatttttaatatcttacCATCTATGAAATTTAatgttattaaattatattttgttgatGTTTCTTTTAAATACTTGGAATCTTGGGTCATATTTGGTGATATATTAGCATGTAATGAATGTTTGCATTGCATATTCATCCTCAGTTGCATCTTAATTTTCTCAGGCATGTGCCTTGGGTTAGTCTTGCACTTTGGCCCCTGAAACAATCTTTGTGCTGTTAGGTGCGCCTCACACTTTTTAGAACTATTCATGGGAGAAACTTTTGATTCTATCACATCAAATGATTTCTCCCAAGTGAGATTGCATGAAATGGAATTCATTTAACTGCAGCTTGTGTGAATATATGCAGCCTAAAAATTTTCTTCTAAGCTAAATGATTTTGGAATTTGAGTTTCGGCTGATGAGGCTGATACCACCTAAAATGGAACCGTCTTCGATTGTTCAAAAGTTATTCTTAGAATTCTGATGAACTGTGTCACAAGTGCCTACCATAACTGGAATTATATTTTATGTGAACAATGCAGCCTGAAAAGTCTGCTTTTAAATCAACTCATAAAGGTATAAAATCGGATATTTTTGCAACAGATTGAATTATTTGTATCTGGAACCATGGTGTCAAAGCACTTCTGGGTGGGATAGAGCATTTAAATATATCTGGTTGTTTCCTGAAACTGTGTTGCTAAATTTTGATGCTATTTTCCTCCATTAGATGGTGCTGAAGAAGAGCATGGCAACGAGTCAAGAGAGCTCTCCAAGCGGTATGTTACAACATGTTATTACACTGTTAGCAGTTCTTTCTCTTCTGCAATTTCTCTGTTGTGGATCCGCTTGACTCCTCTGTACTTTTCAGGACAAAGCGACTGTCCATAGAAGTTGGACCGAGCAGCTTTGCCTCCAGGAAGAAGAAGAGCAAGACGAATTCCAAGTGTTGATTTGTTAAGCGATTCGGCTTCTCATGTAATACACAAATTTTTGGCAGTAACAACAAATCATTCGGTTTAGATTGGTTGTATCTCTGAATGAAAGAGCATGTGatgagttattttttatgaaatgaatTGAATGGAGAAGaatatgaaattattctttCCCTTCACAGCTTTCTGAAAAATAACTCACTGTACATCCATAACTGTGACTAAAGAAGGAACCACAAACAATTCACTGGACAAAAAATTTGTACTCTTATGGAATTGAATTATTTAGACACTCGATTGAATTATGAGTAAGAACGCTCCGAGTGAAAGAAAACCGAATCCAATCATActaaaaaatcaatgaataaataaacacatCTGTTGAGGGGTTCTTTCGATTTTTGACTACTGTTCAAAGGGGAAGAGCTGTTTAATCTGTGCCAAAGTATCGATCTCCAAACTCCCCCATGCCTGGGATCACTCGCAAGTCCTTGTTCAGTGACATATCAATCTCCGATGTCACGATTTTTAATGTTGGAAATTTCTTACAAACAGCATGTATGCCTTCAGGTGCCTGCATTGTGAAATTTAAAGTTGAGAAAAAGGGGGAGATACTTTTGTTATTACCAATTAACTGTGAAACATCTAAATGCTTACTGCTATAAGGTTAAGGAAGATGATGTTGGATTCTGCCACACCCTTACTGAGCAGCAGAGATATAGCTTTGACAGCAGAATTTCCTGATATAGCTTGGATTTTAGACAACATCTTGGTGAACATTACAATAGAGATTTAGATTTATCAAACCTGAAGCCAGAACTGGGTCAAGCAATAACACATGGCGGCTTGCAATGTCGTCTGGCAGATTCTCATATATTAACTGCAGCAACATTTTAGCAACCATAAGAAGGGGAAGGGAAGGGAAGGGATGTGTGACATCTAGTTGCTAGTTGCCTATACAAACCTGTCGGCCATCGTTACCCTCTCCATGGATGAGGATTTTACCGATTTTGATTCCCTTGCAACATGCTCGTAATGCATTCTCCATGCTTTCCCCGCTGATATTAATGATTTAGGTATTGTTTGATGGTAAAGTAGGTCATAAAAACAAGTTCTTTTGTTCACAACTCACTGAATCACCAGAGAGAAATACCTTCTAATAATTGAGACCCCACACAACCTTCTACAGAAAACCACTCCAGAATATACAGATCCTGCAAAGCAGTAGAGAAAGGAAGGAAATGAACTAGCATATTTTCTCTTTCAGAACACCAAATAGAAGTACTTGTCTCAGAACATCTGGAAAACATTATTCAGTGTCAAAGTAGATATGATAACTGCATGATAGCTAGAAAAATTCAAACAGAGAGTCTCATACAAACTACCAACATGCTTGTTAAAGTTTATCATGGATACAGAAGGTATGTTGTGCATTGCAAGGAAAATGATGGAGGCTGATGAGTAAAATGTGATGTTTTTATCTATCCAATGCTACATGAAAGCAAATGAATTACCTGTTGGAGTAGTGATCTGTTTTTCAGTAAAAGGAAGATGTCCTAGACCATGCTCCACAACCTAAAACATGGTTCCAGAAAACATCACATGCCAAGAATACAACTCAATCACTAGTCAAAATTTCTCCACTTAATGGTGATTTTATACCAGGCGAATAAGTCGATCTGCATAAAAGACAAAGTCATGCTTTGTTGTTTTAACATCACGTATAAGGGTGTGCATTCCACGAATCTGAACCAAAAGAGAATCACTAAAActttatatttctttctttttcttcctttttccttttgcttaCTTCAAAAATCCAGAAATGGAAATcatgaacaaaaaattatagaacTCCAGAAAGCTTTACCTGAAATGTCAGAcgtataataaaaacatttggGTATATTTTACATATATCATGCTGGCCAAGCTTCGTACGAATATGTTGTACTATCAAGTCAACTGCAATGTCATTATCTCCTCCTCGAGGGATTATAATGTCTGCATATTTCTTAGATGGGAGAATGTATTCCTCAAAACTAGGCTTAACAAACTTATCATACTGCAAGTCACAGATAATTGGATGGTAAGAGAAACACATTAAGATCATAGAACTCCAAACTATTGACATGATAAAAGCAACTAGAATAAACATCAACACTTAACCTATAATAGAAGGAATAACTGCAAAATCTCaacctattttaaatttttctggTTTCAACTTTCAGCTTCTGCCATGTGACTTCAGCTGCCTGTGATTGTTTAAGATTTGATTTTACATAGCACAACAGTAGAGGttcatgaaatataaaaatagggTTCAGGAAATTGCACTTGGAGGAGGACTTTATATTAGTTCTGCAAGGCACACTGCTCAAAGAGGCTTTGTTTCTGCAGGTTTGCTAAAACTCGGTTTTTTCTGTCACAATGTGGCCAGGAAGCATATACGCTGGGGAAAAGGCATTGCATATTGGCAGCACATAGATACAGTACTGAGATCAGAAGCTGAGGGAAAATCTAGAATGaagaaaatccaaaacaaacaaTCACAGAAAAATTATTGCATACTTCAGGGTTAACAAAGTATATCCACAACTTCAAATGGCTAGAATTCAACCTGTTGGTGTACAGCATGGGATTGCAGCAATATGAGTTTGCTGTAACAGCAGGGAATCACATGTACATCAAGGACACATTGTTTCAAGGTAGTAGGTTAAACTATATTTAACTTGGGTATTTTCATAGAGTGAACTCTGCACATATCTAAATCCTTTAGCAGCTAAAAAGGGATGGCCAACTAATTTATGATATGTGAAAGATAGAAAAAAGCTCCGTTTGCCTTGCATTTTTGTTGTATACAGGATAATACATCTGTTGGACTTATGACGTAGACAAGATCCATGAAACATGTAAACATGACTAGTAGTTAGCCTTGTATGCATGCACCAAAAAGTAAACATCATCTTGTTAGAAAAAAGGAGCCCCTCAAATAGaaaatgtttattaaaataaataaataaataaatttatttcactaactTGGTCAAGCACATTATCAATGTCTCTGCCTCTCTCAACAGTATCACGTTGTATCCTCCGTGCAAGCCGCACATCACAATCTGCACTGATGAATTTATTATGATGGTTATTGAGTCAGAGATTATACGTGGTGGTTAATAGCACATTTTCAGAAGCCAAGAACTGAGAAAGAACTAATGTTACTGGAACATTTTTCCTGGTCTTAATTGAAGAAATTCTCACCATTACAATTTTGTTATAAATCAATTTGACAAATTGGAAAATTAACTAGCTAGATTGTGCCACACTAAGCAccctcaatttttatttttcattagatGTCCCCAATTTCCTTTGAAATCTTATCAGGAATACTATTTTCTTTATCAATCCATTGGCTTGAAACTATGTTCTCTACCAAAGCTACAATCTCTCCACAATGCTATCTCTCAAAAGACATGGCCATAATCAATTCAAACATCATTCCAGAACAGATAGCAGGATCTTGAAAACTTTTCCAGCTCTGCTAGGGTATGTTATATTCTTCctcaaaatatttcttaaattacaGACATAAACCCAAAAAATTGTATGTGCAATAGTATaaacagaaagaaaaacctGTGTCAACAAAGATCTTCATGTTCATAAGATCACGAACGCGAGGGTCATGAAGAACCAGTATTCCTTCTAAAATAATGACATCTGAGGCATTAATCTACATTTGATCAAAAGAAGTAGCATTAAAAACCAACCAAAATTTTTGGTTGAAACTCTCCATAAACTGCAAGATAGAAATGACCCAGTAACAGAcatgaaattatttgaattaaggATGgggtattttttaatatatcatGTTGAAGAAATTAATCCATTCACAATTTGAACCTCCATTCCTATGTTATATTACATATCAAGTGAACAAAGGGTGCTTATTTTACAGTTCATGCAAGATTAGCCATTTCATCTCTTAACCAAGAGTTAAAATTCCTAGAGCTATAAGATCAACCAAAAAAGTGTCAACATCTTGCACTGAGGAAGTCCATTAACATTAAAGGCAGGTTATCACCTTACGTCCTGGTTCAATGTTCTTATGAGTCTTGAAATCATAATTTGGAATGCTGACTGCTTGTCCATTTTTAAGCTTATCCATGCAAGCAAGCAGAAGTTCTGTATTGAAGGCATCTGAAAAGCATCCATAATGTGAAAAAGCAATGCTAATAACACCAATAATATCCAATTTCCATGCAGACTATACtattcataaattaaaaaacttgGCATGAGATGCTCACCTGGATGGTCAAAATTAATCTCTAGTACTTTTTCTAATTTCCCATCACTTAGCGGGCAATAAAATGAATCCTGCAATGGTTGTGAAAAACAAACCTAAGAACATAAAACGAAGTTTCTGAAGAAATGAAAGCCTAAGTTACAAGATCATTCCATTTGATTGTTGGAGAGCAGGTGGGAGCTCTAgaattaaattctttaatatgCAAGATTTGCAGTATGAATTCTCAAAAATCTTGCATCCCCTGCATAGGGCTTTGGTTGTGAGGAATATATGAGTGATTGTTACAATTGAATCATCTATTTCAGGTACAGTGAGCACTGAAAGAAGTTCTGGGCAAGgtgaacaaaaaaacaaatcaagtgaCCTAagctatataataaaaaatgctGCATCTCCTTGCAATTTATAAATCTTCTACAACTATAAACCATATGCATTTccaattaagaaaaacaaattagaaGTGGTTCGAACATTAATAGACAggtcaaggaaaaaaataggaaattactTGATTTACAAGAACAACTCGTTGATCATGAAGCTGAGCAATAATCATATCGCAAACAGTTGTTTTTCCAGATGCAGTGCCACCAGCAACACCTGTAAGTTTGATGAAGTACCTTTAAATACCAGAGGCAATTTTTTTCCGGTTCAGGTTCAGTTTGGGATTTGAAAGGAACAAATAAAGCTTACAGCATATCATATGTTAACAAACATGGTGCAGAGAAACAAATGAATCCATTATTCTGTGTGTCATTCTCTGTAGGTGAAACAATATTTTTACCGATTACAAACGGTTGCTTAAGCGGCGGTGCCGGAGCTTCAGAGGCATCGTACTTAAAGTGTTCTTTGATTTGCTCAGCCAATGTATCTGAATCCATCTCTATTAAAAGGGAACAAAACATCAGAAATCTTTCTAAACCAGGAATTAATACCGAATCAACAAATATCATCAAATTTGAGGAGATTAATTTAGATCTGGAGGAAAGAGATTGGAATTGGCGATGAGGAAGGAATGATCACCTTGTGGAAGATGATATACAGAGATCTGTGAAGGCTTTTGGCAGGGTGCTAAAAGGAAAGAATCGACATTGGAGGTCTGAGGAGAAAATGACAGAGAGACAAGGCGGTTTTTCGGTTTCACTTCGGTATGGACTATGCACGCAAAGAGCGGGAAGCAAAGCAGTTATAGGATTGCCACGTGTTCAGCTCGGGTACATCCACGTCCCCAAGTCAATGTTGATGTGGGATTTCTATGCTCTAGGGGATGCATCGAGTAACAAAATGGTCTCAAATTTCaatctattttctatattttgttaatatgttttaaaaataatttctatttgtaatatttgattattttttatatttatataattattttttaaataaaagaaaaagtattttctgatttttgttttacaaaacatgatttttggttttttgtaaTGAAAAGACATAAAACTGTTTTTGGAAACAGGTCCAAATATGACCATATATTATGgctttacaaaacattaaaaaaataccaTGTGTACGAATTCTTAGATCTCTCTAAAATAACGACTAAATTACAGTGATTATACCTTGGTGTTTGAGTCTGGCCCTTTTGAACAGAgcatgattaatttttattttatttggtgctttttttttatatataccttTTACACATGGAGGTTCTGCACTTTTCGTCGGGCATTCTTACTAGCTGTTTGCTTATTCCTCGTGAATGCTCGGGTTCTGAGAGAACCCAAACAGCTATACAACAGTTGTGGAGGAAGCTCGGCCAGTGCGAAAGGgccaaaaggaatttacaccaGAAAATGTATGTGCAAGAGTATTTGTCAGTTCATAAAAGAAATGCCAGTCTACTTACGAAGCGATACTAATTACTTGAAAACCCACCCAATGAATACAAAAAATGTTATTCAAATAACGCATTTATAGCTTAACTCATGCCCCACTGGTTCTTCCAGATAAGGCTGTATCCCTATATGGCTGCATTCCTAATCACTTGTCTCTTTACATGCTGTgactttttctcaaaaattatggAATCTTGGTCCTAAATGCCAACTCCAACTCAACAGAGGTCCTGGCACCCCCACTCTTTTTCATGGGTACTAAGTTGTTGTTGCTCCCCTGCAGCAGCTGGCCTGCCTTAAAGagaccgaaaaaaaaaaaatcaataatggATTCCATGACGAACTAGAGTGAGaacgagagaaaaaaataaataggctCAGCACATACCAGGGCAAAAGGAAGCAGATTTCAAATTGTTGAAACCTCCTCCCATTTCTTTCTTGCAATTAAAACTCTTTCATCACTGGCAGAAAGAACATCAATCCTTGGTTCTACTTCTATTGACCAGCCATCCCACCTTAATGCAATCAAGAACTTCtgtatataatttatgatagaGGGTCTGTCCCTTATAATGACAAAGCCATCTGGCCGTAGTATCCGATCCATCTCAATTAGTAGATCCTCTGAACTACAGCCATGTTCCTCAATCTCTGAGAACACTTGCCAGGCATGAAGTAGATCGTAGGTGCGTGGGTATGTAGAAAATGATTCACACCTGTAAATATATTAAGCAGAGCTCACAGTCAaaacttaaaatagaaaacgACTTAGAAACTGAATAGGGTAGAACCAGTGGCACTCCACCTTATATGATACTACAATCCATGTTACCAGATAATCAAATAAAACTAGGTGAAGCAAAAGCAGAAGCAGAAAAAACTCGCAGCATCTATCACCATACAAGTCCCCTCAAACAGTCTAATTCAAGCTAGATTAGTTTACTgatcaattaattaattctcAATGCTACCATAGGCTCGTGCTTTTTTGACTAATTGGATACTAACAAAACTTTTCTGTGGATTCCGTACATTCTCTGATATGTGCTTTTATGGCATTTCCATTGTGTAAAGTGAAAGAGCAGTGATCTGAATCTGAGACCAGACACAAGATTTttgcaaataaatttataaaaaaaaattacattcttGTGCAAGAATCAAGATCATCAACAGGAAAGACTCAGGACATAAGATATGCATAAAGATATCAAAGGCTATTGAGGATGAAAAAAAGGTGTCAAGGGCTG
It contains:
- the LOC100262754 gene encoding uncharacterized protein LOC100262754 — protein: MATAEQRSKEEEEKVEEEKKKKVGHEGSNLLGPPTFEALANGRFKCVETGHEMPPNAVDSYSQSKRCRLGLIDFALSHKKTPLNLFKQDPVSRSKLICKLTGDTINKTEEHIWKHINGRRFLNKLEQKEAEKQMSNRKVVDKGDQMQQKDGEKHKKKDKKKKKKKQEKEVDENISEARKSEVDEIDKNSDTEEAEFWMPPVGDRWDSDDGGDRWGSDSDLECDIDEVNGTDGAEEEHGNESRELSKRTKRLSIEVGPSSFASRKKKSKTNSKC
- the LOC100257633 gene encoding uridine kinase-like protein 5 isoform X2 translates to MICCVAGGTASGKTTVCDMIIAQLHDQRVVLVNQDSFYCPLSDGKLEKVLEINFDHPDAFNTELLLACMDKLKNGQAVSIPNYDFKTHKNIEPGRKINASDVIILEGILVLHDPRVRDLMNMKIFVDTDCDVRLARRIQRDTVERGRDIDNVLDQYDKFVKPSFEEYILPSKKYADIIIPRGGDNDIAVDLIVQHIRTKLGQHDICKIYPNVFIIRLTFQIRGMHTLIRDVKTTKHDFVFYADRLIRLVVEHGLGHLPFTEKQITTPTGSVYSGVVFCRRLCGVSIIRSGESMENALRACCKGIKIGKILIHGEGNDGRQLIYENLPDDIASRHVLLLDPVLASGNSAVKAISLLLSKGVAESNIIFLNLIAAPEGIHAVCKKFPTLKIVTSEIDMSLNKDLRVIPGMGEFGDRYFGTD
- the LOC100257633 gene encoding uridine kinase-like protein 5 isoform X1 translates to MDSDTLAEQIKEHFKYDASEAPAPPLKQPFVIGVAGGTASGKTTVCDMIIAQLHDQRVVLVNQDSFYCPLSDGKLEKVLEINFDHPDAFNTELLLACMDKLKNGQAVSIPNYDFKTHKNIEPGRKINASDVIILEGILVLHDPRVRDLMNMKIFVDTDCDVRLARRIQRDTVERGRDIDNVLDQYDKFVKPSFEEYILPSKKYADIIIPRGGDNDIAVDLIVQHIRTKLGQHDICKIYPNVFIIRLTFQIRGMHTLIRDVKTTKHDFVFYADRLIRLVVEHGLGHLPFTEKQITTPTGSVYSGVVFCRRLCGVSIIRSGESMENALRACCKGIKIGKILIHGEGNDGRQLIYENLPDDIASRHVLLLDPVLASGNSAVKAISLLLSKGVAESNIIFLNLIAAPEGIHAVCKKFPTLKIVTSEIDMSLNKDLRVIPGMGEFGDRYFGTD